One Alphaproteobacteria bacterium LSUCC0396 genomic region harbors:
- a CDS encoding histidine phosphatase family protein gives MSKLFRRLVVLAGLIITMIFTASLPATADDGRFDGTVIFLRHALAPGNGDPYNFNLKDCKTQRNLDETGRRQARAIGKRIAVANLKLAGIYSSEWCRCLETALLLDLGAVTPFSGLNSFYENHAPREATLASLEAKLASLPRDGAPVIMVTHYVTIQAITMQSVPSGGAVLYDLKTGYARELSLSAFSSAD, from the coding sequence ATGTCAAAGCTGTTTCGGCGGTTAGTGGTGCTGGCCGGGCTGATCATCACCATGATTTTTACCGCCAGCCTGCCTGCAACGGCAGATGACGGCCGCTTTGACGGAACAGTGATTTTCCTGCGCCACGCATTGGCACCGGGCAATGGTGATCCGTATAATTTCAATCTGAAAGACTGCAAGACGCAGCGCAACCTTGACGAAACTGGCCGGCGCCAAGCACGCGCGATCGGCAAACGTATCGCCGTGGCCAATCTGAAACTTGCCGGCATCTATTCCAGCGAATGGTGCCGGTGTCTTGAAACTGCATTATTGCTTGATCTTGGCGCGGTTACGCCCTTTAGCGGGTTAAATTCCTTTTATGAGAACCACGCCCCGCGTGAGGCAACATTGGCCTCATTAGAGGCCAAGCTTGCCAGCCTACCCCGTGATGGCGCGCCGGTGATTATGGTTACGCATTATGTAACGATACAAGCGATCACCATGCAATCTGTGCCGTCGGGCGGTGCTGTTCTGTATGATCTGAAAACCGGCTATGCGCGTGAATTATCGCTATCGGCTTTTTCCAGCGCTGATTAA
- a CDS encoding DUF3422 family protein, protein MQEYALRRVLSDELHARAFHDFEGAGRFIRFVYLVGSDDGKVVAYVNQFLSGAGIAPIDAGEKFRRQDMDGYALRIERHTEFLSISFVEKGLRAKNGLPANSFDEAGLQHLPFSWARNAPAPLFHAIWVEVGGNPPRGLAQSRMLEILESRAVASNKFSDDAAQVHFAFDIDQAGFSRVVIFNQEIESSRMGRVVQRVVEVETYRLLALLGLATVKEYSSRLGMIEDVVSTLTNDLAEQIKLPDGQVQALLSILSSQAAEVEDIYSKTSYRLAATTAYLNILTSRLDRMQMTRLPGFQGVRGFLDRRMAPAMQSCSAFSERLASLSRRISRAGELLRTQTELVIQRQNRDLLQSMDERAKHQLRIQQMVERLSIAAVTYYGVGLVGYIAVSLPIAEWGLSLTYIKAASVPAIAVAVWLTMRQVKDVVVRPARRDEDAS, encoded by the coding sequence ATGCAGGAATATGCCCTTCGGCGCGTTTTATCTGATGAATTGCACGCTCGCGCGTTTCACGATTTTGAGGGGGCTGGCCGGTTTATCCGCTTTGTCTATCTGGTTGGCAGTGATGATGGCAAGGTCGTTGCCTATGTCAATCAATTCCTGTCAGGTGCTGGAATTGCCCCCATTGATGCGGGTGAAAAATTCCGCCGTCAGGACATGGATGGTTACGCGCTGCGCATTGAGCGTCACACAGAGTTTTTATCCATCAGCTTTGTTGAAAAAGGATTGCGCGCCAAAAATGGGTTGCCGGCGAATTCGTTTGATGAGGCCGGTTTGCAGCATCTGCCGTTTTCTTGGGCGCGCAATGCGCCAGCCCCGTTGTTTCATGCGATATGGGTCGAAGTGGGAGGCAATCCACCGCGCGGCCTTGCCCAGTCGCGTATGCTGGAAATTTTAGAAAGCCGTGCCGTCGCGTCAAATAAATTCAGCGATGATGCGGCACAGGTTCATTTCGCTTTTGATATTGATCAGGCTGGTTTTTCGCGGGTGGTGATTTTTAATCAGGAGATCGAGTCTAGCCGCATGGGGCGCGTGGTACAACGGGTTGTCGAGGTGGAAACCTACCGGTTGCTGGCCTTGCTAGGGCTTGCAACGGTCAAGGAATATTCGTCTCGGCTTGGCATGATCGAGGATGTTGTCAGCACATTGACGAATGATCTGGCTGAACAGATCAAACTGCCCGATGGACAGGTACAGGCACTTTTATCAATCTTGTCATCACAAGCGGCCGAGGTTGAGGATATTTATTCGAAAACGTCGTACCGGCTAGCAGCAACAACGGCCTATCTCAATATCCTGACATCGCGGCTGGATCGAATGCAGATGACGCGCCTGCCGGGCTTTCAGGGGGTTCGGGGATTTCTTGACCGGCGAATGGCACCAGCGATGCAAAGCTGTTCGGCCTTTTCTGAACGGCTGGCCAGCCTATCACGCCGCATTAGCCGTGCTGGCGAATTGCTGCGCACCCAGACCGAACTGGTGATCCAACGGCAAAACCGAGATCTGCTGCAATCAATGGATGAGCGTGCCAAGCATCAACTCCGCATCCAACAAATGGTCGAGCGTCTGTCGATTGCGGCGGTGACCTATTATGGTGTTGGGCTTGTCGGGTATATAGCGGTTAGCCTGCCGATCGCCGAATGGGGATTGTCGCTGACCTATATCAAGGCGGCATCGGTGCCGGCGATTGCCGTTGCTGTGTGGCTGACCATGCGGCAGGTGAAAGATGTCGTTGTCAGGCCAGCGCGCCGAGACGAGGATGCCAGTTAA
- a CDS encoding EamA family transporter, translating into MEISVVLVVLGAAFLHAFWNFLVRGTADKALGMAAVMFGHLPLAFVGLFYAGLPPEGAWPYVMASAFLHLGYQVFLLNAYRFGELTQIYPVARGASPLLITLFTMITVPGVLKPMEIVGVVMVSGAIMAYGIAQYRNKSVGITGIVLAVITGCFIASYSIVDATGTRLTQSALSYYGASTTANAVLFGIYLARFHPTVLQRMYADAPRTFIIGGAASYFAYVAVLWACLSAPVAVVSSLRETSVLFAVALGVLFLKEKMTLFKMVIILLIFSGVIVLRMA; encoded by the coding sequence ATGGAAATCAGCGTTGTTCTCGTCGTTCTTGGTGCGGCCTTTTTGCACGCATTCTGGAATTTTCTGGTTCGGGGCACTGCTGACAAGGCGTTAGGTATGGCGGCGGTTATGTTCGGCCATTTACCGCTGGCTTTTGTCGGGCTGTTCTATGCCGGATTACCGCCCGAAGGCGCGTGGCCGTATGTTATGGCGAGTGCGTTTCTGCATCTGGGGTATCAGGTGTTCCTGCTGAACGCTTACCGGTTTGGCGAGCTGACGCAGATTTATCCGGTTGCGCGCGGTGCATCGCCCTTATTGATCACGCTATTTACCATGATTACGGTTCCGGGGGTTTTAAAACCAATGGAAATTGTGGGCGTGGTCATGGTATCGGGCGCGATCATGGCATATGGCATCGCCCAATATCGCAACAAGTCGGTTGGGATAACCGGCATTGTGCTGGCCGTGATTACCGGCTGCTTTATCGCCAGCTATTCGATTGTTGATGCAACCGGCACGCGCCTGACACAGAGCGCGTTAAGCTATTATGGCGCCTCTACCACGGCGAATGCAGTTCTGTTTGGCATTTATCTGGCGCGGTTTCATCCGACCGTTTTGCAGCGCATGTACGCCGATGCGCCGCGCACCTTTATCATTGGCGGCGCGGCGTCTTATTTTGCCTATGTCGCCGTGTTATGGGCCTGTTTATCGGCGCCTGTGGCGGTGGTATCGTCGCTTCGTGAAACCTCGGTTCTGTTCGCTGTTGCCCTTGGTGTTCTGTTCTTAAAGGAAAAGATGACGCTGTTTAAAATGGTGATTATTTTGCTGATTTTCTCCGGCGTAATTGTGTTACGCATGGCCTGA
- a CDS encoding glutathione peroxidase — translation MPAVAATAHDFSFSSIDGDNLPLSKFQGNVILLVNTASMCGFTGQYEGLQSLWAEYRDKGLVVIGVPSDDFGGQELDDAKQVKEFCTINYGIDFPMADIVHVKGPNAHPYYKWIAEAHGGLAVPRWNFHKHLIDGNGALVDWFASTTGPNSARLRKAIDAALAK, via the coding sequence ATGCCTGCCGTTGCTGCCACTGCCCATGATTTCAGTTTTTCTAGTATTGATGGTGATAATTTACCATTGTCAAAGTTTCAGGGGAACGTCATTTTGCTGGTGAATACTGCCTCAATGTGCGGTTTTACCGGTCAATATGAGGGGTTACAGAGCCTGTGGGCGGAATATAGGGACAAGGGTTTGGTCGTCATCGGCGTTCCAAGCGATGATTTTGGCGGGCAGGAACTGGACGATGCCAAACAGGTAAAAGAATTCTGCACGATCAATTATGGCATTGATTTTCCAATGGCCGATATCGTTCATGTCAAAGGCCCGAATGCGCATCCCTATTACAAATGGATTGCCGAGGCGCATGGCGGATTAGCGGTTCCGCGCTGGAATTTCCACAAGCATTTGATCGACGGTAATGGTGCCTTGGTTGATTGGTTTGCCTCGACCACCGGCCCGAATAGCGCCCGCCTTCGCAAAGCAATCGACGCGGCGCTGGCTAAGTGA
- a CDS encoding rhodanese-like domain-containing protein: MKNAKQYLEEANAIVPRISPADGIAKHDAGASLFIDVRDSGDIAKSGTIAGALRIPRGFLEFAADENLPYFNAKLSKDADIVLVCGAGGQAALAGKTLREMGYHNVSNVGGISEWIAAGGKSEA; the protein is encoded by the coding sequence ATGAAAAATGCTAAACAATATCTTGAAGAAGCCAATGCGATCGTGCCGCGCATTTCGCCGGCGGACGGCATTGCAAAACATGACGCTGGTGCCAGTTTATTTATTGATGTACGCGACAGCGGTGATATCGCGAAAAGCGGCACAATCGCCGGTGCGCTTCGCATTCCGCGAGGTTTTCTGGAATTTGCCGCTGATGAAAATCTGCCATATTTCAATGCCAAATTGTCCAAAGACGCCGACATCGTTCTTGTTTGTGGTGCTGGCGGGCAGGCCGCGCTTGCCGGAAAAACACTAAGGGAAATGGGCTATCATAATGTGTCTAATGTTGGCGGCATCTCTGAGTGGATTGCGGCTGGCGGTAAATCTGAGGCGTAG
- a CDS encoding homocysteine S-methyltransferase family protein: protein MIILDGGLGRQLQAMGAPFRQPEWSALALMEGPEFIAEAHAAFIEAGANIITTNSYAVVPFHIGEDRFRDQAGALLDLAGQLARGAADAAPHPVTVAAGVPPMFGSYQPDKFDAKRAADMIALFRHHLDPYADLFMAETHSSIAEARCFLEVFADTTKPVWLSLTLEDAHPVAGKPMLRSGELLTDLLAIIGSGSNMAVPSAILFNCSQPEIMDDAVQAVVTYFNDRANFNDRAGFADKVPPLVGVLANAFPLIEKTYGGANQTLHELRGDITPDAYADYAVKWAASGARIIGGCCGISPDHLRQVVARLNG from the coding sequence ATGATTATTCTCGATGGTGGCTTGGGCCGACAGTTGCAGGCGATGGGTGCGCCGTTTCGCCAGCCAGAATGGTCGGCGCTTGCGCTGATGGAAGGCCCAGAATTTATTGCCGAGGCGCATGCCGCCTTCATTGAGGCTGGTGCCAATATCATCACCACCAACAGCTATGCAGTCGTCCCGTTTCATATCGGTGAAGATCGGTTCCGTGATCAGGCTGGGGCGTTGCTCGACCTTGCCGGTCAATTGGCGCGCGGTGCAGCCGATGCGGCGCCGCACCCGGTTACGGTTGCAGCTGGTGTGCCGCCAATGTTTGGATCTTATCAGCCAGACAAGTTTGATGCCAAGCGGGCGGCCGATATGATTGCCCTGTTCCGTCATCATCTTGACCCTTATGCCGATTTGTTTATGGCCGAGACGCATAGCTCGATTGCCGAGGCGCGCTGTTTTTTAGAGGTGTTCGCCGATACAACAAAACCGGTATGGCTGTCTTTGACATTGGAGGATGCACACCCGGTTGCTGGCAAGCCAATGCTGCGCTCGGGTGAATTATTGACTGATCTTCTGGCGATAATCGGCTCAGGGTCTAATATGGCCGTGCCGAGCGCGATCTTGTTTAATTGCAGCCAGCCCGAGATTATGGATGATGCGGTGCAGGCAGTTGTTACCTATTTTAATGACAGGGCTAATTTTAATGATAGGGCCGGTTTTGCTGATAAAGTGCCGCCGCTTGTCGGGGTGTTGGCGAATGCCTTTCCGCTGATCGAAAAGACCTATGGTGGCGCCAATCAAACCTTGCATGAATTGCGCGGTGATATCACCCCCGATGCCTATGCTGATTATGCGGTGAAATGGGCGGCGTCAGGTGCAAGGATTATTGGTGGCTGTTGCGGTATTTCGCCTGATCATCTGCGGCAGGTGGTTGCGCGGTTAAACGGCTAG
- a CDS encoding DUF2237 family protein: MDGSGGRPQRQLNVLGGALESCSHDPVTGFFRDGCCNTGPSDMGLHTVCAIMTDAFLAFSKDAGNDLSTPHPEFGFPGLKAGDQWCLCAARWEQARVAGKAPKVRLAATNQVTLALCQLDDLKAHAIDLN, encoded by the coding sequence ATGGATGGATCAGGCGGTCGCCCACAACGGCAACTAAATGTGCTTGGCGGCGCTCTTGAAAGCTGCTCGCATGACCCGGTTACAGGTTTTTTTCGTGATGGCTGCTGTAATACAGGACCGTCCGATATGGGGCTGCATACGGTATGCGCGATTATGACCGATGCGTTTCTGGCCTTTAGCAAAGACGCTGGCAATGATCTGTCGACGCCGCATCCTGAATTTGGCTTTCCCGGGTTGAAGGCCGGTGATCAATGGTGTCTTTGCGCGGCACGGTGGGAACAGGCGCGGGTTGCTGGCAAGGCGCCCAAAGTTCGGCTTGCTGCGACTAATCAGGTGACGTTGGCATTGTGCCAGCTAGATGATCTGAAGGCGCATGCGATTGATTTGAATTAA
- a CDS encoding lysophospholipid acyltransferase family protein, whose amino-acid sequence MVYLKSLVFNSLFYVGTGVLVIVMGPVLLLPSRCARGVARFWGYMAYLLLAMIGIKQSVSGDRQLDRQVLYAVKHQSAWETIILSWLLSAPAFVLKKELLRLPIIGWFFLKTGCIPVDRSAGMKALRDMRVAGKELAKKGRSMLIFPQGTRVAPGVDHPYEIGVFALYEATGLPVVPVALNSGHVWPRNSWMKYPGLVTVEFLEPIDPGLDRKNFMSTLKQRIEDRMASLDDGFADNRKRA is encoded by the coding sequence ATGGTTTATCTGAAATCTCTCGTGTTTAACAGCTTGTTTTATGTCGGTACCGGCGTTCTGGTCATTGTCATGGGGCCGGTCTTATTATTGCCGTCACGCTGTGCGCGAGGGGTTGCCCGGTTCTGGGGCTATATGGCCTATCTGCTGCTGGCGATGATTGGCATTAAACAATCGGTCAGTGGTGATCGCCAGCTTGATCGTCAGGTGCTTTATGCGGTTAAGCATCAATCGGCATGGGAAACTATCATTCTTAGCTGGCTTTTATCGGCACCGGCTTTTGTGTTGAAAAAAGAATTATTGCGCCTGCCGATCATTGGCTGGTTTTTTTTGAAAACCGGCTGTATTCCGGTTGATCGGTCGGCGGGGATGAAGGCGCTTCGTGATATGCGTGTTGCCGGAAAGGAACTGGCAAAAAAAGGCCGCTCGATGCTAATTTTTCCGCAAGGCACCCGTGTTGCGCCGGGCGTTGATCATCCGTATGAGATTGGTGTTTTCGCGCTGTATGAGGCAACCGGCCTGCCGGTGGTGCCGGTGGCGCTGAATTCGGGCCATGTCTGGCCGCGCAATAGCTGGATGAAATATCCGGGGCTGGTGACCGTCGAATTTCTTGAGCCCATTGATCCGGGACTTGATCGAAAAAACTTCATGTCGACGCTGAAACAGCGTATTGAAGACCGGATGGCAAGCCTTGATGATGGGTTTGCCGATAATCGAAAAAGGGCATAA
- a CDS encoding sulfurtransferase TusA family protein — MNDTINTQPTPVAGDDAASVTMDLTGLKCPLPVLKARRQIGQMPAGAVLVVMADDPAAPLDFDHFCQTGGHELLESTAKDGVFTMRIAKAAG; from the coding sequence ATGAACGATACGATAAATACCCAACCCACGCCGGTTGCCGGCGATGATGCTGCATCGGTAACGATGGATTTGACCGGCCTTAAATGCCCTCTGCCGGTGTTAAAGGCGCGCCGTCAAATAGGCCAGATGCCAGCGGGGGCTGTGCTTGTGGTGATGGCTGATGATCCGGCGGCACCGCTGGATTTTGATCATTTCTGCCAGACTGGTGGACATGAGTTGCTGGAAAGCACGGCCAAGGATGGCGTATTCACCATGCGAATTGCTAAAGCTGCTGGGTGA
- a CDS encoding TerB family tellurite resistance protein, with amino-acid sequence MSIWGIIIGGTAGFALGGPIGGLLGAMAGHAVESKFVPAKPDPQATRRVAFTVAVIALSAKMAKADGVVTRDEIAAFRARVHIPPAEVKQVGRFWDLARQTPDGFEDYAKQVLRLFAPRAPVLEQLLDLLFHIAQSDGDITGPELSYLTTVADIFGFDQASFDRLLALHQSNSPSPYEILGVSRDIDDAGLRKHWKHLARTHHPDTLTAEGMPEEFIAAANDRLAKINAAYDTIARQRGL; translated from the coding sequence ATGAGCATTTGGGGCATTATTATCGGCGGCACGGCGGGGTTTGCGCTTGGCGGGCCCATTGGCGGATTGCTTGGGGCGATGGCTGGCCATGCGGTCGAGTCTAAATTCGTGCCAGCAAAGCCTGATCCACAGGCAACACGGCGCGTTGCCTTTACCGTTGCGGTCATCGCCCTATCAGCAAAAATGGCCAAGGCTGACGGCGTCGTGACACGTGATGAAATTGCCGCGTTTCGCGCCCGTGTCCATATCCCCCCTGCCGAGGTGAAGCAGGTCGGCCGCTTTTGGGATTTGGCACGCCAGACGCCCGACGGATTTGAGGATTACGCCAAACAAGTGTTGCGGCTATTCGCGCCGCGCGCGCCCGTGCTGGAACAATTGCTTGACCTGCTGTTTCACATCGCCCAGTCAGATGGCGATATTACCGGGCCAGAATTATCCTATTTGACAACAGTTGCCGATATTTTTGGGTTTGATCAGGCCAGCTTTGACCGGCTGTTGGCACTGCATCAATCAAATAGCCCCTCGCCATATGAAATTTTGGGGGTGAGCCGTGATATTGATGATGCGGGGCTGCGCAAACATTGGAAACATCTGGCGCGCACCCATCACCCCGATACATTGACCGCCGAGGGAATGCCTGAAGAATTTATCGCCGCAGCAAATGATCGGCTTGCCAAAATCAATGCCGCCTATGACACTATTGCCCGCCAGCGCGGCCTTTAA
- a CDS encoding ABC-F family ATP-binding cassette domain-containing protein — MAPPLLTIADAGVNLGDRWLLRGADLSLHAGDRLALVGPNGAGKSTLMKLLSGHGEMDEGTLWVAPGAEIAYLPQAPQIPSGMSLRSIVIAGMDVTAHGHKADAMLMRMGLDPMRVSDGLSGGEARRVSLARALYTKPDILLLDEPTNHMDLPTIEWMEDMLRQHRGALLVVSHDRAFLRNLGTGIIWLHDSKLRRRDGHFDEFEAWSDGILAEEAVVLHKMDRRIASETKWSREGISARRKRNQGRLRELAGLRAERAKTCGITQRAMRMETGPADGGGQLVLEAIDLCASVPITQHGPDQTKADDSPAERRQLLQHFNLLVRRTDRIGIVGPNGVGKSTLVRLLLEITTPDSGRVRQGFGLIPAYFDQRREALDRDQSPWTILSAGGSDMIEVAGQTKHVTSYLRDFMFDDVKMTQRVSTLSGGEQNRLLLAKLFAQTHNFLVLDEPTNDLDIETLELLQEVIADYDGTVLIVSHDRDFLDRTVTAILAFEGDAKIVAHAGGYSDYLARKKAADARKTDKADNKKPKKSTPDKPKGNRPARLSFRDKHRLATLPGEIDAIDAEIAATEAKLAAPDLFQKDPDKFNRLVDSLTALRDKKEQKEMEWLEAAEKAEALEGNSEE, encoded by the coding sequence ATGGCGCCCCCGCTTTTGACCATTGCCGATGCTGGCGTCAATCTTGGCGATCGCTGGCTGCTTCGGGGCGCTGACCTATCGCTTCATGCTGGCGACCGGCTGGCACTTGTTGGGCCAAATGGTGCCGGTAAATCGACGCTGATGAAGCTGTTATCGGGGCATGGCGAAATGGATGAGGGCACCTTGTGGGTGGCCCCCGGTGCCGAGATCGCCTATCTGCCGCAAGCCCCGCAGATCCCATCTGGGATGAGCCTGCGCTCGATTGTGATAGCCGGCATGGATGTCACCGCGCACGGGCACAAGGCCGATGCAATGCTGATGCGGATGGGGCTTGATCCGATGCGGGTCAGTGACGGGCTGTCGGGCGGCGAGGCACGGCGGGTATCGCTGGCACGCGCGCTTTACACCAAGCCCGATATTCTGCTTCTTGACGAGCCAACCAACCATATGGATCTGCCAACGATTGAATGGATGGAAGATATGTTGCGCCAGCATCGAGGGGCGCTTTTAGTGGTCAGCCACGACCGTGCTTTTTTACGGAACCTTGGCACGGGAATCATCTGGCTACATGACAGCAAACTGCGACGACGCGACGGTCATTTCGACGAATTTGAAGCCTGGTCTGACGGTATTCTTGCCGAAGAAGCGGTGGTGCTGCATAAGATGGATCGCCGCATTGCCAGCGAGACCAAATGGTCGCGTGAGGGCATTTCGGCACGGCGCAAACGTAATCAGGGGCGGTTGCGCGAGCTTGCCGGACTTCGCGCCGAACGTGCCAAGACGTGCGGCATCACCCAGCGCGCCATGCGCATGGAAACAGGCCCCGCTGATGGCGGCGGCCAATTGGTGCTCGAGGCGATTGATCTATGCGCCTCGGTGCCGATCACCCAGCATGGCCCGGATCAGACCAAAGCCGATGACAGCCCCGCCGAACGCCGACAATTATTGCAGCATTTCAACCTGCTGGTAAGGCGCACGGACCGCATTGGTATTGTCGGGCCAAACGGGGTGGGCAAATCCACGCTGGTGCGATTATTGCTGGAAATCACCACGCCCGATAGCGGGCGCGTGCGGCAGGGGTTTGGCCTGATACCTGCCTATTTTGACCAACGGCGCGAAGCCCTCGACCGTGATCAGTCGCCCTGGACGATCCTAAGCGCGGGCGGTAGTGATATGATCGAAGTTGCCGGCCAGACCAAACACGTCACCAGCTATCTTCGTGATTTCATGTTTGATGATGTGAAAATGACCCAGCGCGTATCGACGCTGTCGGGCGGCGAGCAAAACCGGCTATTACTGGCCAAGCTGTTTGCCCAGACGCATAATTTTCTGGTGCTTGATGAGCCAACCAATGACCTCGATATCGAAACGCTGGAATTGCTGCAAGAGGTGATTGCCGATTATGACGGCACTGTGCTGATCGTCAGCCATGACCGTGATTTTCTAGATCGCACCGTGACCGCTATTCTGGCGTTTGAAGGTGATGCCAAAATCGTTGCTCATGCGGGCGGTTATTCCGATTATCTGGCACGCAAAAAGGCCGCTGATGCCCGTAAAACCGACAAGGCCGATAATAAGAAACCGAAAAAATCTACACCAGACAAACCCAAAGGCAACCGCCCTGCCCGGCTTAGCTTTCGCGACAAGCACCGGCTGGCTACCCTGCCGGGTGAAATCGACGCAATCGACGCCGAAATTGCCGCCACTGAAGCCAAGCTGGCCGCCCCCGACCTGTTTCAAAAAGATCCCGATAAATTCAACCGCCTTGTCGACAGTCTGACGGCGCTGCGAGACAAAAAAGAACAAAAAGAGATGGAATGGCTAGAGGCCGCAGAAAAAGCCGAAGCCTTGGAGGGCAACAGCGAAGAATAG
- a CDS encoding division/cell wall cluster transcriptional repressor MraZ, protein MDLFLSTFEHRIDKKGRLSVPAPFRSVLERRRDPLYLFKSLTEPCLEGCGPERIGQIVDAIDSMDSLSAEVATLQTMLSSAQEMKLDAEGRIMLNADFIAFAELEDAALYAGIGRSFQIWLPDRYRNREAEARARAKTTGLPSLHLGRAHQPPAENGGS, encoded by the coding sequence GTGGATCTATTTCTATCCACATTTGAGCATCGCATAGATAAGAAGGGGCGCCTGTCCGTGCCGGCTCCTTTCAGATCTGTGCTTGAGCGCCGCCGCGACCCTCTTTATCTTTTCAAATCATTGACCGAGCCATGCCTTGAGGGCTGTGGGCCTGAACGGATCGGCCAGATTGTAGATGCGATCGATTCAATGGACAGCCTGTCAGCCGAGGTCGCCACCTTGCAGACCATGTTGTCGAGCGCGCAGGAAATGAAGCTTGATGCCGAAGGCAGGATCATGCTGAACGCCGATTTCATCGCCTTTGCCGAGCTGGAAGACGCCGCCCTTTATGCCGGCATCGGACGCTCGTTCCAGATCTGGCTACCTGACCGCTATCGCAACCGTGAGGCCGAGGCACGCGCCCGCGCCAAAACCACCGGATTGCCCAGCCTTCACCTAGGCCGTGCACATCAGCCCCCCGCTGAAAACGGAGGCAGCTGA
- the rsmH gene encoding 16S rRNA (cytosine(1402)-N(4))-methyltransferase RsmH, translating to MSGQTLHQSVLLNEVVEALGPQDRGCYLDATYGNGGYSRAILDAADCRLLAIDRDPDAIARGGEMLAEYNGRFHLAEGCFSDMTALAQAHINDFDGLDGAAFDLGVCSTQLDQPERGFSFRADGPLDMRMSKSGQSAADIVMQMDEADLARIFWEYGEEKASRRIAKAICRVRAETEIASTGQLAAIIHDVMPAKRPGQIDPATRSFQALRIFVNRELDELSAGLEAVERLLRPGGILAVVSFHSLEDRIVKRFLATRSQHAARPSRHRPEVDGPAPSFELLSRKAILPIEEERLQNSRARSAKLRIARRTDAPLGNRAGIDGTDLGSSSHPNVMKEQNRCG from the coding sequence ATGTCTGGACAAACGCTTCACCAATCTGTCCTATTAAACGAGGTGGTGGAGGCGCTTGGCCCACAAGACCGAGGCTGCTACCTTGATGCAACCTATGGTAATGGCGGCTATAGCCGTGCCATTCTTGACGCTGCTGATTGCCGGCTGCTGGCGATCGACCGCGACCCTGATGCGATTGCGCGCGGCGGCGAAATGCTGGCTGAATATAACGGCCGGTTTCACCTTGCCGAGGGCTGTTTTTCAGATATGACCGCGCTAGCGCAGGCGCATATCAATGATTTTGACGGGCTGGATGGCGCGGCATTTGACCTTGGGGTTTGTTCAACCCAGCTGGATCAGCCCGAGCGCGGTTTTTCGTTTCGGGCAGACGGCCCGCTAGATATGCGTATGTCAAAATCAGGACAAAGCGCCGCCGATATTGTCATGCAAATGGACGAGGCCGACCTTGCCCGTATTTTCTGGGAATATGGTGAAGAAAAAGCATCACGCCGTATCGCCAAGGCGATTTGCCGGGTGCGCGCCGAAACCGAAATTGCCAGCACTGGACAGCTTGCCGCCATCATCCATGATGTCATGCCAGCAAAACGCCCCGGCCAAATTGATCCGGCCACACGCAGCTTTCAGGCATTGCGTATTTTCGTGAATCGCGAGCTTGACGAATTGAGTGCCGGCCTTGAAGCGGTTGAACGGCTGTTGCGTCCGGGCGGAATCTTGGCGGTGGTATCATTCCACTCGTTAGAAGACCGAATCGTCAAACGCTTTTTGGCAACGCGCAGCCAGCACGCCGCACGGCCGTCGCGACACCGCCCCGAAGTTGATGGCCCCGCCCCCAGCTTTGAGCTGCTTAGCCGCAAAGCCATTTTGCCAATCGAGGAAGAACGCTTGCAGAACAGCCGCGCCCGTTCGGCCAAATTGCGGATTGCGCGACGAACCGATGCACCGCTTGGCAATCGGGCAGGCATTGATGGAACTGATCTGGGGTCGTCCAGCCACCCCAATGTGATGAAGGAGCAAAACCGATGCGGCTGA